CACCATCTGAAATACGTTTAAAGGTGTTGCAGAAATTCACAAGCGGCCCGCACACCCTGTGAGTCATCCTTAGCTGGGCTATAATGGAGAAAAAAAAGGTCAATACAAGCAGTAAATAAAGAAATATAAGTTTGAGCGAAAGGGTTATTGTAAACTCCCCAAAGACAAAATTCCATATACCCTCAGAGCCATATTCTCTTTCCAGAAGGTGGGAGTAGATGATTGACATGGTAATAAATATAACAAGAATCATAAACAGGAGATTAACTGCTATTACCCTGTGCTGGACACCTTGATTTACAAGCAGGTTTTTTATCCTGCGTTTGTTCTGCTCTCTGGACATGGGATCACCTCGCATATAATTATTATATACCTTTAACAGCATGGGGTTGGTTCTGCTTTTTATCCCTGCTGTGGGTAAACCATCTCACCAGTAATACTAAGGTCATACCCGTCAAGTTCTTCAGCCATACCTTTAAACGCGTCACATCTTAACAGTCCAAGAAACATCTGTATACCCTTGTCAAAAAACCTCTCTTTGTGCATTATAAGGTCAAATCTTTCCATGCGCAGGGGGATAAAGTCAAGATCAAGCAGCGATGCAGCGGCCTTAATAGCCAGTCCGGCATCTGCCCGGCCTGATAATATCTCGATGCTCACATCAATATGCCGTTCAACCTCCAGGTCATATCCGGGTATGCTAGCAGTATCAATATCCGCCTTTTTCAATTCTCCTTCCAGCAGCAGGCGGGTTCCTGTACCCTTTGGCCTGTTGACAATCCTGAGCCCCTTTTCCTTTATATCCATGATCCCGGTTATACCCTTCGGATTTCCCTTCTTTACAATAATGCCCTGTTCCCTCCTGCAGAAATTTACAATGGCAGGGAGCTGCCCCAGTTCATTATGTGCAAAATCAAAATTGTACTCCTTTTCATTTTCCTCAAGCAGATGACTTGATGCAATATGGCAGAGGCTGCCTTTTAATGACCTTAAACCTCCCAGACTGCCCATGTTCCCGAATACAGCCGCATGTCCGGGAAACTGCCTGTTATATAGAGAAATGGTCTTTTCGAGTAAAAGATCATTGCTTCCGCAGATAATAAGTATACCATCATACGGCGGCAGAGGATTAATTGCCTTTGGATAATTGATCGTGCTGGCCTCAAGCCACTGTTCAACAAGGTGCTTAGGAAATAACCACTTGCCGGTTACCTTGGTGGCAGGAAGCCCCTTCTCTGTAATAAGAGAATAGACCATCTTCTCATTTATATCCAGAAATTCGGCCACCTGCCTTGTATTAAGCATGATTTTACTTACCATTAGGCTGCCTCCTTAAATAAATTCTATACTCTCTTTAGGGCATTCAAGAAAAACAGTCTCCCCGACCATGAGCCCTGACATGGATTCGTTATTTTTATCTATTATAAGGCTCAGGGGAACACCGGTATCAACAAGCACCCTGACCATCTCCCCTTCGCTGGTCAACTGCATGAGCCTCCCCTTGATAATCTGCCCGTCAGCACTATTGACCCTCATCTGTCTAATAATTTTGATCTTAAGGGGGTTAATGGATACCCTGCAATGCCCCTCCTCCCTGGCAAAATCTATCGGGATATTGAGACTGTCATGGATAATAACATATTTGCCCTTTTCATTGCTTTTAATTATTCCGCTGTATATATTCTCATGGATTGAGTCAGAAACCCGCCCGTTATTTATATATATGATCTCATCCGCAAGCCTTGCTACCTGAAGCATGTCATGTGATGTGAATATGATCGATATACCCTTTTCCCTGTTAATCCTTCTTATAATGGTTTCTATACCAACACGATTTTCTATATCAACACCTGCTGTAGGTTCATCAAGCAGTATTACAGAAGGCGAACAGGCTAGTGCCCTTGCTATTGCAACCCTCTGGGTTTCACCGCCGGAGAGTTTATGTGCAGGAGCTTCTGCAAACCCGCTCATGCCTACCATTGCAAGCAACTCATCAGCCACCGCTTTTCTTCTGTCTCTTGCAACACCCCTTATCTTGAGGGGGAACTCCACGTTTCTTTTAACAGAAATGGAAAGCATTACTGGTTGCTGCTGTAAGAGGACTACCTCCCTGCGAAGAGGATGCAGTGACTTTTTATTATTCACCTTTATATCATTATAAAATAGTTCCCCTTTATCAGGCATTAACAGAAATGCCAGCGCCTCAAGCAGTGTAGTTTTACCAGCGCCATTAGGGCCTATAAGCCCGTATATCAGCCCCTTTTCAATCGAAAGCCTGTCAATGTCAAGCACCTTTCTCCCATCATAACTCTTAACAAGGTTTCCGAGCCTGTAAAGCATATTCTATCCCCTTCCCTTCCCCTGGAAATAATTCAGGATAACATTTACAGAAAAGCTTATTAAGAGAAGCACCATCCCTAGTGCGACACTCAGCACAAATTCCCCCTTGTCATACTCGAGTGCCATTGCTGTTGTCATGGTGCGGGTAAAGCCCTTTGCATTGCCACCTAACATCATGCTTATGCCCACCTCGGCAATCACCCTGCCAAAGGCAATAATAACAGCGGCCAGAAGGGCAAATCTGGCCTCACGCATAACAACTAGAGCGGTCTGGAACATATTCGCCCCAAGGGTAAATGCTGTTTTCCTGTAGCGCTCCTCAATCCTGCTTACAGCAGAGATCGTGTAGGTTGTAAGGATAGGAAATATAAGAATCACCTGACCTATTATTATGGCCTTCTGGGAGTAGAGCAGATCAAGGGAACCAAGAAGCCCCTTTCTTGAGATGAATGTATATACCAGAAGGGCTATCACCACAGTAGGAAGCGCAAGCAGGGTGTTAAGGCATGTGATTACGAACCGTTTAAGATAAAAATCCCTCATGGCAATGTGCAACCCCACAGGGATCCCTATTAGACCTGCTATAATAGTGGAAAAAAAACTGACGTTCAACGATACAGCAATAATCTCCAGCAGTTCCCTGTCCAGAGAAACTATGAGCAGAATGGCTGATTTGAAACTGTCTGTAAAAAAAGTCATAGGCCCATATCAGAACTGCACGGTCATAGATGTCCTTACAACCCGCCTCTCTTCATCTCCTTCCTCTTTATCTGTGGTAAAATATGAATATATTTTTCATCTATCTTGCATCCGGGAAAAATGCCTGCTTCCCCTCTATTTTGTATTCTGCAATAATCTTCTGTCCCTTTTCAGATACAAGCCACTTTGCAAATTTTTCTGCCAGTTCAAATTTTACATGTGAATATTTTTCAGGGCTTACAGGTATTATGCCGTATGGATTAAAAAGAGCAGGATCACCCTCAACCATGATCTCAAGATCAAACCCCTCTGCCCTCCCATACTTGTATTTCAGATAGGTGCCCCTGTCTGTTATAGAGTATGCCTGTTTTTCTTCTGCATATGTGAGTGTCTTTCCCATGCCCTGGCCAATGGAATAGTACCATTCACCAATGCCATCAGGATATTGAAAGGTGATGGTCTTCCTGTTTCCCTCTGATATGACATCCCTTGTTTCATTCTTCAAGGTTACCCCTGATATTTTCCAGATCTCCTGTTCCTTTACATGAGTACCGCTATCATCGCCCCTTGAAATAAAAGGGGCCTTTTTGTCTGCAATTTTTTTTAGGGCAATAGATGCCTCTTTTACTCCTTTTATTCCTGCCGGATCACTTGCAGGGCCTATAATGACAAAATCATTGTGCATTACTGGAAGACGGTATGCCCCATAACCCTCAGCAACAAACCTCTCTTCACGATCCTTTGCATGAACAAAAATGATATCTACATTTCCGTCCATCCCATCCTTTATTGCAGCCCCTGTCCCCTTGGCAATTACCTTGACCTCTATCCCTGTGTCAGCAGTAAACGCCGGTAGCAGCACATCAAGGAGCCCTGAATTTTCAGTGCTTGTTGTTGTGGACATGGTAATCATCTTGTCTGCGCCTGATGTAAGGGTCGACAGGGCAAAAACAGATATAAAGATCAACAGATTTATAAAATATCTCTTCATCTTATTTTTCCTTTCATAATAAAAATATTACTTCGCAGCAGAGCCAGCCTGCTTTGCATCCATATACAAAGGGACACCATACTCAGGTATACCGAACTCACGAATGATCCTCTGACCTTCATCAGATATTACAAACCCGATAAAACCTGTTAGCAGCCTGGATATATCTCCTTTTCTCTTCTCTTCAGGCACACTCATTATGTGATAGACATTAACTAAAACCAGGTCTCCCCTTAAAAGTATCTCAAGGTTTTTCACACCCTGTTTTATTGCATAGTAGGTGCTGGAATCGGTCATAAAATACCCCTTTTCATCATCGGCCCTCTTAAGGGTTGGCTCCATAAAGGTATTTGTAGCCACATACCATGGATCGGAAGGTTTTATACCGGCCATCTCCCATATCATCATCTCCTTTTTGTGGGTGCCGGAATTGTCATTCCTGGTAAAGAAAAGTGCGCCTGCTTCAGCAATCTTTTTGTAAGCCTCTGTTACAGAGCTTAAACCCCTTATTCCCGCAGGATCAGAGGCAGGGCCAAGAATAAAAAATTCATTACCGCCAATCAATTGCCTGTTAACTGCCCAGCCCGCATTAACCGCCTTTTTCTCAGCATCAGGTGCATGCACCATTATTATATCGGCTTGACCTGCTTTTAACGCTTCAAGGGATTCCCCACTCCCCATGTTGATCCACCTGATCCTGCAATTGTTTTTAGCGCAGAAGGGCCCTGCCAGAGATTTAACAAGGCCGAGGGAACCTGGGGTTCCGGTTGCGAGAGTTATTGTAATTTTTCCATTTCCATATGTTTCTCCTGACTTCTCAGCTCCTCTCACATGTAATATGCCTGTTAAACCTATAAAAGTTAGTGACAGGAATAGACATAGTAACCCTCTACTGAATTTCATGATTGCCTCCGGACATTATTTTCAAT
This genomic window from Desulfatiglans sp. contains:
- a CDS encoding ABC transporter substrate-binding protein; translated protein: MKFSRGLLCLFLSLTFIGLTGILHVRGAEKSGETYGNGKITITLATGTPGSLGLVKSLAGPFCAKNNCRIRWINMGSGESLEALKAGQADIIMVHAPDAEKKAVNAGWAVNRQLIGGNEFFILGPASDPAGIRGLSSVTEAYKKIAEAGALFFTRNDNSGTHKKEMMIWEMAGIKPSDPWYVATNTFMEPTLKRADDEKGYFMTDSSTYYAIKQGVKNLEILLRGDLVLVNVYHIMSVPEEKRKGDISRLLTGFIGFVISDEGQRIIREFGIPEYGVPLYMDAKQAGSAAK
- a CDS encoding ABC transporter ATP-binding protein; its protein translation is MLYRLGNLVKSYDGRKVLDIDRLSIEKGLIYGLIGPNGAGKTTLLEALAFLLMPDKGELFYNDIKVNNKKSLHPLRREVVLLQQQPVMLSISVKRNVEFPLKIRGVARDRRKAVADELLAMVGMSGFAEAPAHKLSGGETQRVAIARALACSPSVILLDEPTAGVDIENRVGIETIIRRINREKGISIIFTSHDMLQVARLADEIIYINNGRVSDSIHENIYSGIIKSNEKGKYVIIHDSLNIPIDFAREEGHCRVSINPLKIKIIRQMRVNSADGQIIKGRLMQLTSEGEMVRVLVDTGVPLSLIIDKNNESMSGLMVGETVFLECPKESIEFI
- a CDS encoding solute-binding protein codes for the protein MKRYFINLLIFISVFALSTLTSGADKMITMSTTTSTENSGLLDVLLPAFTADTGIEVKVIAKGTGAAIKDGMDGNVDIIFVHAKDREERFVAEGYGAYRLPVMHNDFVIIGPASDPAGIKGVKEASIALKKIADKKAPFISRGDDSGTHVKEQEIWKISGVTLKNETRDVISEGNRKTITFQYPDGIGEWYYSIGQGMGKTLTYAEEKQAYSITDRGTYLKYKYGRAEGFDLEIMVEGDPALFNPYGIIPVSPEKYSHVKFELAEKFAKWLVSEKGQKIIAEYKIEGKQAFFPDAR
- a CDS encoding ABC transporter permease is translated as MTFFTDSFKSAILLIVSLDRELLEIIAVSLNVSFFSTIIAGLIGIPVGLHIAMRDFYLKRFVITCLNTLLALPTVVIALLVYTFISRKGLLGSLDLLYSQKAIIIGQVILIFPILTTYTISAVSRIEERYRKTAFTLGANMFQTALVVMREARFALLAAVIIAFGRVIAEVGISMMLGGNAKGFTRTMTTAMALEYDKGEFVLSVALGMVLLLISFSVNVILNYFQGKGRG
- a CDS encoding helix-turn-helix transcriptional regulator encodes the protein MVSKIMLNTRQVAEFLDINEKMVYSLITEKGLPATKVTGKWLFPKHLVEQWLEASTINYPKAINPLPPYDGILIICGSNDLLLEKTISLYNRQFPGHAAVFGNMGSLGGLRSLKGSLCHIASSHLLEENEKEYNFDFAHNELGQLPAIVNFCRREQGIIVKKGNPKGITGIMDIKEKGLRIVNRPKGTGTRLLLEGELKKADIDTASIPGYDLEVERHIDVSIEILSGRADAGLAIKAAASLLDLDFIPLRMERFDLIMHKERFFDKGIQMFLGLLRCDAFKGMAEELDGYDLSITGEMVYPQQG